From the genome of Spirosomataceae bacterium TFI 002, one region includes:
- a CDS encoding RNA polymerase, alpha chain C terminal domain produces the protein MKATLRTCQKGHQYFKSSDCPTCPICEENRKPTNGFLSILAAPARRALENAGIKTLEKLSEFTEVEILKLHGMGKSSIPKLREALEEKELTFKKT, from the coding sequence ATGAAGGCAACTTTAAGGACATGTCAAAAAGGACATCAATACTTTAAGAGTTCGGATTGCCCTACGTGCCCAATTTGCGAAGAGAACAGAAAACCGACGAATGGTTTTCTATCAATCCTTGCTGCTCCAGCGAGGCGAGCTTTGGAAAATGCAGGAATAAAAACTTTAGAAAAACTATCAGAATTTACGGAAGTGGAAATTTTAAAACTTCACGGAATGGGTAAGAGCTCTATTCCAAAACTACGGGAAGCTTTAGAAGAAAAAGAACTTACTTTCAAAAAAACT
- a CDS encoding protein of unknown function (DU1801) (manually curated): protein MVNLNKSVSNFLDELNHPFRIEIEELRKIILTANSNLAENIKWNGPNYYFDNEDRITMRIQPPKKQVQLIFHRGAKKIDQPEGRLIADEYGLLVWKENDRAIATFKSFQEIKSSEQALVKIINDWVLAI, encoded by the coding sequence GTGGTAAATCTAAACAAAAGTGTATCTAACTTTTTGGACGAGTTGAATCATCCATTTAGAATAGAAATTGAAGAATTGCGTAAAATTATACTTACTGCGAACAGCAACTTGGCAGAAAATATAAAATGGAACGGCCCAAATTATTATTTCGACAATGAAGATAGAATAACCATGCGTATTCAACCACCGAAAAAGCAAGTTCAACTTATTTTTCATCGTGGAGCAAAGAAAATTGATCAACCCGAAGGGAGACTTATTGCAGACGAATATGGTTTACTCGTTTGGAAAGAAAATGATAGGGCAATTGCCACTTTCAAAAGTTTCCAAGAGATTAAAAGTTCAGAACAGGCTTTGGTGAAAATTATTAACGATTGGGTTTTAGCGATTTAA
- a CDS encoding dipeptidyl-peptidase-4 has product MTYIRSLLLVTNLFFFSPFLYAQSTLNLADIYSNNTYSAEGYGPVRWMEDNEGYSTLERNETVGGVDIVRYEALSGKRSLIVSASKLIPNGQSDPLSIQDYEWSVDNSKLLIFTNTRKVWRYHTRGDYWVLDLKSGVLTQLGNSVKRTTMMFAKFSPKADRVAYVSENNIYVENIASGKITQVTKDGSESIVNGTFDWVYEEELSCRDGFRWSPDGSTIAYWQSDTKNIGTFYMINNVDSLYSKPIPLPYPKVGTPNSSVKVGVVSVSGGQSKWFDVPGDPINNYLARMDFIPNSNEVMIQQLNRKQNQNTVWIGDASSMKLKELFIDRDEAFLDIHDNIMWLENEKYFTWTSEKDGWLNLYRVSRDGKEFTTITKGSIDVVQINCIDPQSGYVYYIASPENYTQRYLYRSKLDGSTMPEKVSPNNQPGQHAYQISADAKYAIHTFQNTTTPPIISLINLQSHRPIRVLADNKKLADKVGALKLNSKEFIKLDIGEVVLDAWMIKPANFDKNKKYPLIFYIYGEPAGATVQDSWQGGDLWHQYLSQQGFIVVSIDNRGTKTPRGRDFRKSIYGQIGILAANDQAAAAKVLFSTYDFIDTERIGMWGWSGGGQMTMNCLFRYPEIYKAGLAVSFVSDQRLYDNIYQERYMGLLEENEANYIEGSPITHAHKLEGDLMIIHGTADDNVHYQSFERLANELIKHNKMFDMLSYPMRSHSIHERENTSYHLRQSMMRYWDRVLK; this is encoded by the coding sequence ATGACTTACATAAGGTCCTTATTACTTGTCACTAACTTATTTTTCTTTTCTCCTTTCTTGTACGCACAGTCAACTCTCAACTTGGCGGACATTTACAGCAATAATACTTACAGTGCCGAGGGTTATGGGCCGGTAAGATGGATGGAGGATAATGAAGGCTATTCAACACTTGAAAGAAATGAAACCGTAGGGGGTGTGGATATCGTTAGGTATGAAGCACTTTCGGGTAAAAGGTCCTTGATCGTTTCTGCTAGTAAATTAATTCCTAATGGGCAGTCGGATCCGCTTTCGATACAGGATTACGAGTGGTCAGTAGACAATTCAAAGCTGCTCATTTTTACAAATACTAGAAAAGTTTGGCGTTACCATACCCGTGGAGACTATTGGGTGCTGGATCTCAAATCAGGAGTGTTAACTCAGCTTGGGAATTCTGTGAAACGTACAACCATGATGTTCGCAAAGTTTTCACCTAAAGCAGACAGGGTAGCTTATGTGAGTGAGAATAACATTTATGTTGAAAATATAGCTTCTGGAAAAATCACTCAAGTTACTAAGGATGGAAGCGAGTCGATAGTGAATGGAACATTTGATTGGGTATATGAAGAAGAGTTAAGTTGTAGAGATGGGTTCCGATGGAGCCCAGATGGTTCTACAATCGCGTATTGGCAATCGGATACGAAAAACATAGGAACGTTTTACATGATAAATAATGTGGATTCGCTTTATTCTAAGCCCATTCCACTACCATACCCCAAAGTAGGAACCCCCAATTCAAGTGTTAAGGTCGGTGTTGTTTCAGTAAGTGGTGGACAAAGTAAATGGTTTGATGTTCCCGGAGATCCAATAAATAATTACCTCGCAAGAATGGACTTTATTCCAAACTCCAATGAAGTAATGATTCAGCAACTCAATAGAAAGCAAAATCAAAATACTGTCTGGATTGGTGATGCCAGTTCCATGAAACTGAAAGAGCTATTCATTGATCGTGACGAGGCTTTTCTTGATATCCATGACAATATCATGTGGTTAGAAAATGAAAAATATTTCACTTGGACCAGTGAAAAAGACGGTTGGTTAAATCTATATCGTGTTTCTAGAGATGGTAAGGAATTTACAACCATTACAAAAGGCAGTATTGATGTTGTTCAAATTAACTGTATTGACCCCCAAAGTGGCTATGTATATTATATCGCTTCTCCAGAAAACTATACGCAACGCTATTTGTATAGAAGTAAATTAGATGGAAGTACCATGCCCGAAAAGGTAAGTCCTAATAATCAGCCGGGGCAACATGCTTATCAGATTTCGGCTGATGCAAAATATGCCATTCATACTTTTCAAAATACAACAACACCGCCTATAATTTCATTGATCAACTTGCAATCTCACAGGCCAATTAGGGTTTTGGCAGATAACAAAAAGCTTGCAGATAAAGTGGGTGCATTGAAACTGAATAGCAAAGAATTTATCAAGCTAGATATTGGAGAAGTTGTGCTAGATGCTTGGATGATAAAACCTGCGAATTTTGATAAGAATAAAAAGTACCCCCTCATTTTTTACATTTATGGTGAGCCTGCGGGAGCTACCGTGCAAGATTCGTGGCAAGGTGGAGATTTGTGGCATCAGTACCTTTCTCAGCAAGGTTTCATTGTTGTGAGTATTGACAATAGAGGAACCAAAACACCAAGAGGTAGAGATTTTAGAAAGTCTATTTATGGACAAATCGGCATTTTGGCGGCTAATGACCAAGCTGCTGCCGCAAAAGTTCTTTTTAGTACTTATGACTTTATTGATACCGAGCGAATTGGTATGTGGGGCTGGAGCGGTGGAGGTCAGATGACAATGAATTGCCTTTTCCGTTATCCAGAAATTTACAAAGCAGGGCTCGCAGTTTCTTTTGTATCCGATCAGAGGCTTTATGATAATATTTATCAGGAACGTTATATGGGGCTTTTGGAAGAAAATGAAGCCAATTACATTGAAGGTTCGCCAATTACGCACGCTCACAAATTGGAAGGCGATTTAATGATTATTCATGGTACGGCAGATGATAATGTTCATTATCAAAGTTTCGAAAGGCTTGCTAACGAGCTTATCAAGCACAATAAAATGTTTGATATGTTATCTTATCCCATGAGGTCGCATAGTATTCACGAAAGGGAAAATACTTCTTACCACTTACGACAAAGTATGATGAGGTATTGGGACCGGGTACTGAAGTAA
- a CDS encoding alpha-L-fucosidase 2, giving the protein MRFILLIILLNTITDLNAQVGKGHKMAEEIDNKTFDPASVLWYDKPAAVWEDALPIGNGRLGAMVFGGVKEERIQLNEETYWSGGPYSTVVKGGHEALPEVQKLIFEGKPIEAHKLFGRKLMGYPVEQQKYQSLANLHLFYKNEAEDAQQYKRWLDLGNGISGVTYEIEGVKYIREVFASAVDQNIVIRLTASEKGKINFETELRGVRNSAHSNYATDYFRMDAEGNDELILRGKSADYLGIDGKLRFEARLKVKSEGGNTTIKGTRVKVENANSVTLYFVAATNFVNYKDVSGDEKLKVKNGLDVISRKSYENIKKDAVNDYKQFFERVRLDLPVTKNSYLPTDERLKELKTSSDPQLASLIYQFGRYLLISSSRVGTQPTNLQGIWNEDMNPSWDSKYTTNINTEMNYWGVESANLSELSEPLFTMIKELTVQGSQVAKEHYGASGWVFHQNTDLWRVAAPMDGPTWGTFTVGGAWLVTHMWEHYLYSKDEAFLKEMYPVLKGSVDFFMDFLVQHPNGKWLVTNPSNSPENPPKGPGYEYFYDEVTGMYYFTTIAAGATMDMQILKDLFSYYISAADLLKKDKDFAERVKIARNKLVPSQIGKDGSLQEWADDLEQLEDKHRHFSHMYGLYPGNVLSAKHTPELVDGIKSVLEQRGDGGTGFSRAWKTALWARLSDGERAHKIYKGYLEEQCYMSLFAKCFTPLQVDGSLGMTAAITEMLVQSHEEVIDLLPALPAEWEEGSFKGVRVRGGFKLDYTWDAGKVKKVTVNSKAGSVCRIKTGTGLTPTINGKKVSFLNTEDGVIQFNTIKGGVYVFQ; this is encoded by the coding sequence ATGAGATTTATACTTTTGATCATTCTTTTAAATACCATTACTGATCTCAACGCTCAAGTCGGGAAAGGACATAAGATGGCAGAAGAGATAGACAATAAAACCTTCGATCCTGCAAGTGTACTTTGGTATGATAAACCCGCCGCTGTTTGGGAGGATGCATTGCCCATTGGGAATGGTCGCTTGGGTGCTATGGTGTTTGGTGGAGTAAAAGAAGAGAGAATCCAACTCAATGAAGAAACCTACTGGAGTGGTGGTCCATACAGTACAGTGGTAAAAGGTGGGCACGAAGCACTCCCAGAGGTTCAGAAGTTGATTTTTGAAGGAAAGCCTATTGAAGCTCATAAATTGTTTGGTCGTAAACTCATGGGCTATCCTGTGGAGCAGCAGAAATATCAGTCTTTGGCAAACTTGCATTTATTCTATAAAAACGAGGCGGAGGATGCTCAACAATACAAGAGGTGGCTAGACCTAGGAAACGGTATTTCTGGAGTAACCTATGAGATTGAAGGTGTGAAGTACATTAGAGAAGTTTTTGCTTCTGCAGTTGACCAAAACATCGTTATAAGACTAACTGCTAGTGAGAAGGGAAAAATTAATTTTGAAACAGAATTGAGAGGAGTGCGAAACAGTGCACATTCCAATTACGCAACCGACTATTTCAGAATGGATGCCGAAGGAAATGATGAATTGATATTGAGAGGGAAGTCTGCGGACTATCTTGGTATAGACGGGAAGTTACGATTTGAAGCGAGGTTAAAAGTAAAGTCTGAAGGCGGGAATACGACAATAAAAGGCACAAGAGTTAAAGTTGAAAATGCAAATTCAGTTACGCTTTATTTTGTAGCTGCAACCAATTTTGTGAATTATAAAGATGTAAGTGGTGATGAGAAACTTAAAGTGAAAAATGGGCTAGATGTTATAAGTCGCAAGAGCTATGAAAATATCAAAAAAGATGCTGTAAACGACTATAAGCAGTTTTTTGAAAGGGTAAGGTTAGACTTGCCGGTTACAAAAAACTCATATTTGCCAACTGACGAAAGGTTAAAAGAGTTAAAGACTTCCTCAGATCCTCAATTGGCCTCGTTGATCTATCAATTTGGTAGGTATTTGCTCATCTCTTCTAGTAGAGTGGGTACGCAGCCTACAAACCTTCAAGGTATTTGGAATGAAGACATGAACCCTAGCTGGGATTCTAAATACACGACCAATATTAATACAGAAATGAATTATTGGGGAGTGGAATCTGCAAACCTATCTGAGCTATCGGAGCCACTTTTTACTATGATTAAGGAGCTCACTGTTCAAGGAAGTCAGGTTGCTAAGGAGCATTATGGTGCATCGGGTTGGGTATTTCATCAAAACACAGATTTATGGAGAGTAGCGGCACCAATGGATGGTCCTACTTGGGGGACATTTACAGTAGGTGGGGCATGGTTGGTAACTCACATGTGGGAGCATTATCTATATTCCAAAGATGAGGCTTTTTTGAAAGAAATGTATCCTGTGCTCAAGGGTTCGGTTGATTTCTTTATGGACTTTTTGGTTCAACATCCCAACGGAAAATGGTTAGTAACTAATCCATCTAACTCGCCCGAGAATCCTCCTAAGGGTCCAGGATATGAGTATTTCTATGATGAAGTTACGGGAATGTATTATTTCACAACCATAGCAGCTGGTGCAACAATGGATATGCAAATTTTGAAGGATTTGTTTAGCTATTACATCAGTGCTGCTGATTTGCTAAAAAAGGATAAAGATTTTGCGGAAAGGGTAAAAATTGCAAGAAATAAGCTTGTTCCATCGCAAATTGGAAAAGATGGAAGCCTTCAAGAATGGGCAGATGATTTGGAGCAATTGGAAGATAAACACAGGCACTTTTCGCATATGTATGGTTTGTATCCTGGCAATGTTTTGTCCGCCAAGCATACCCCCGAATTGGTTGATGGCATCAAGTCGGTTTTGGAACAAAGAGGAGATGGCGGAACTGGTTTTTCAAGAGCTTGGAAAACGGCCTTGTGGGCAAGATTATCAGACGGTGAGCGAGCACATAAGATTTATAAAGGTTACCTAGAGGAGCAGTGTTATATGTCACTTTTTGCCAAATGCTTCACGCCATTACAAGTTGACGGTTCCTTGGGAATGACTGCTGCGATTACAGAAATGCTGGTTCAATCGCACGAAGAGGTAATTGATTTATTACCCGCACTTCCGGCCGAGTGGGAGGAGGGTTCATTTAAAGGCGTAAGAGTAAGAGGAGGTTTTAAGCTCGACTATACTTGGGATGCAGGAAAGGTTAAAAAAGTTACAGTGAACTCTAAGGCTGGTTCTGTGTGTAGAATAAAAACTGGAACAGGGTTAACCCCGACAATTAACGGTAAAAAGGTTTCATTCCTAAACACCGAAGATGGAGTTATTCAGTTCAATACGATAAAAGGTGGAGTTTATGTTTTTCAATAA
- a CDS encoding Inosine-uridine preferring nucleoside hydrolase yields MTIKNIYFSVFIALLLGIYSSSAQKVKIIFDTDMESDVDDVGALALLHGLAANGEAEILATMVCSLNPWAVPTVDAINTYFNKPNIPIGAVKTHGVYRNSKYAKIISEEFPQDIGLGENAPDAVTLYRQILCSQSDTSVVIVTVGYLSNLSNLLNSPPDNISPLNGVELVRQKVKHLVCMGGRYPYSQDIGRWGNFKPDPDAIVKVSKMWPTLITFTGGGEFADLIKTGSPSFNHKSKTDLVARSYNIFLEGWNRDWHHSADLIAVYVAVRGYNEFFKLHTQGYNHIFEDGTLMWRLQPNDPRHQLVNEFKEGVSASTITNEFDRLMNLANNEMK; encoded by the coding sequence ATGACAATAAAAAATATATACTTTTCTGTTTTTATCGCCTTATTATTAGGCATTTATTCCAGTTCCGCACAAAAAGTAAAAATTATATTTGATACCGATATGGAATCAGATGTGGACGATGTAGGAGCACTCGCATTATTGCATGGACTTGCTGCGAATGGCGAAGCTGAAATTCTAGCCACCATGGTTTGTAGCTTAAACCCTTGGGCCGTGCCTACTGTCGATGCTATTAATACCTATTTCAATAAACCAAATATTCCTATTGGTGCTGTTAAAACGCATGGGGTTTATAGAAACTCTAAGTACGCAAAAATTATATCGGAGGAGTTCCCACAAGACATTGGCTTAGGGGAAAATGCACCAGATGCTGTAACACTTTATCGCCAAATTTTGTGTAGCCAATCGGACACAAGTGTTGTGATCGTTACCGTAGGGTATTTGTCGAATTTATCAAATCTTCTTAACAGCCCACCTGACAATATAAGTCCACTAAATGGCGTGGAACTGGTAAGACAAAAGGTAAAACACTTGGTGTGTATGGGTGGTAGATATCCTTATTCTCAGGACATTGGCAGGTGGGGTAATTTTAAGCCCGATCCTGATGCCATTGTGAAAGTGAGCAAAATGTGGCCCACGCTTATTACGTTTACAGGTGGTGGTGAGTTTGCTGACCTTATTAAAACTGGAAGTCCCTCGTTTAATCACAAGTCTAAAACTGACCTAGTGGCTAGGTCGTATAACATTTTTCTGGAAGGCTGGAACAGAGACTGGCACCATAGTGCTGATTTAATAGCTGTATATGTTGCTGTAAGAGGGTACAATGAATTTTTCAAGCTACACACTCAAGGTTATAACCATATTTTTGAAGATGGTACACTAATGTGGCGTTTGCAGCCCAATGACCCACGACATCAGCTTGTTAATGAGTTTAAGGAAGGTGTTTCCGCTTCAACTATTACTAACGAATTTGATAGACTAATGAACCTCGCAAATAATGAAATGAAATAA